The segment GCCGGGCGGCTATATCTATGTGACGCGCGGCCTGCTGGCCCTGGCTTCCGATACGAGCGAGCTCGCAGCCGTGCTGGCGCATGAGATTGCCCACGTCACGCTGCGCCATGCCCGCGCGCGCACCGATCGCACCCGCACGACGCAGATCGTCGATCGGGTCATTACGGGCGTGCTGGGTGGCGACACCTCGACCGATGCTACGGCCAACCGCACCCGCGAGAGCATGTCGGCCTTCGGGCAGAACCAGGAGTTGGAAGCGGATCGCGAGGGGATCAAGTTTGCCGGCAAGGCGGGTTACGACCCGCAGGCGGCGGCACGGTTCCTCGGCGTCATGGGGCGCTTTGCCAGTTTCTCGGCCGGTGCCAATGGCGGCGATCAGGGCTTCCTGTCCTCGCATCCCTCGACGCCGGCGCGCATCCAGAAGGCGATGGACACGGCCAAGACCATGTTCGGCCAGGCCAAGGTCGGCGAAGCCGATCGGGCAGCCTATCTCGGCTCCATCGCGGGCCTGACCTTTGGCGACAGCCCTTCGCAGGGATCGATCGTGGGGCGCCGTTTCATCCATACGGCGTCGAAGTTCACCTTCACCGTGCCTGACGGCTATACGCTGCAGAATTCGCAGAGCGCGGTTGTTGGCGTGGCTGGCGACGGCGAGGCCGTGCGCTTCGACAGCGCCGATGTGCAGACCAATGTCGCCTTGGCGGATTATCTCAAGTCCGGCTGGATCGCGGGCCTCAAGGCCGAGAGCGTCACGACGCAGAGCTACAATGGCATCGAAATGGCTTCGGGCCTGGCGCAGACCGACCAGTGGTTCTTCC is part of the uncultured Devosia sp. genome and harbors:
- a CDS encoding M48 family metalloprotease, with the translated sequence MLRNGMLAVSLLALSACSSLTGSNISVSQTGDVRAPTVVPEGTDPDDVVIGRREHPRIIAAYGGVYSDRPAEIMVARIVGRLLAAADQPNAQFQVTILDTSEVNAFALPGGYIYVTRGLLALASDTSELAAVLAHEIAHVTLRHARARTDRTRTTQIVDRVITGVLGGDTSTDATANRTRESMSAFGQNQELEADREGIKFAGKAGYDPQAAARFLGVMGRFASFSAGANGGDQGFLSSHPSTPARIQKAMDTAKTMFGQAKVGEADRAAYLGSIAGLTFGDSPSQGSIVGRRFIHTASKFTFTVPDGYTLQNSQSAVVGVAGDGEAVRFDSADVQTNVALADYLKSGWIAGLKAESVTTQSYNGIEMASGLAQTDQWFFRVSVMRLDGQVYRFIFAAKSDSARFAAGADSTLKSFRRAEAGDLNQVRKVAVRVVTAKAGDSADSLARQMGGLSRGTELFYIINDLYPGDAVVAGQKYKIVTLQ